One Bombus pyrosoma isolate SC7728 linkage group LG9, ASM1482585v1, whole genome shotgun sequence genomic window carries:
- the LOC122570901 gene encoding RNA-binding protein 39 isoform X3: MAEDLDVEAMLEAPYKKGMEQDSSSKDKSSKENGSSRKSSGKSKHRSRSRSRSRDRREKDRRDRDRDRDRDRDRDRDRERDRDRDRDRRRRSRSRDRRDRDRDRDNSDRDRDRRDRDRDRDRRRKRSLTPITLPRARLPFGKGVSPLGIRNDELTPEERDARTVFCMQLSQRIRARDLEEFFSSVGKVQDVRLITCNKTRRFKGIAYVEFKDPESVTLALGLSGQKLLGVPIVVQHTQAEKNRMGNSMPNLMPKGQTGPMRLYVGSLHFNITEDMLRGIFEPFGKIDNIQLIMDPETGRSKGYGFLTFRNADDAKKALEQLNGFELAGRPMKVGNVTERTDLIQGPSLLDTDELDRSGIDLGATGRLQLMFKLAEGTGLEIPPAAANALNMAPVMSTPQPPPQAAPPIATQCFMLSNMFDPQNETNPNWAKEIRDDVIEECNKHGGVLHVYVDQASPQGNVYVKCPSIATAVAAVNSLHGRWFAGRVITAAYVPVVNYHSLFPDAMTALQLLVPSAPRRGM, translated from the exons ATGGCGGAGGATTTGGATGTCGAGGCAATGCTGGAGGCGCCATATAAGAAGGGG ATG GAGCAGGACTCCTCATCCAAAGACAAATCCTCCAAGGAGAATGGGTCTAGCCGTAAATCATCTGG gAAGAGCAAGCATCGTTCTCGTTCCCGCTCTCGATCACGGGACCGTCGGGAGAAAGATCGTCGCGATCGCGACCGAGATCGAGACAGAGATCGAGATCGTGACAGAGATAGAGAGCGCGATCGTGATCGCGATCGTGACCGTCGACGTAGATCAAGATCAAGAGATCGGAGAGACCGCGATAGAGACAGGGATAACAGCGATAGAGATAGGGATCGACGGGATAGAGACCGAGATCGAGACAGAAGAAGGAAGCGATCCCTCACACCAATTACACTTCCCAGAGCAAGACTACCATTTGGAAAGGGTGTTAGTCCCCTTGGCAT CAGAAATGATGAGCTAACACCAGAGGAACGGGACGCCAGAACGGTGTTCTGTATGCAATTAAGTCAGCGTATACGTGCTCGAGATTTGGAAGAATTCTTTTCGAGTGTTGGCAAAGTTCAAGATGTCCGACTTATCACATGCAACAAAACAAGAAGATTTAAGGGTATAGCATATGTAGAGTTCAAGGATCCTGAAAGTGTGACATTG GCACTTGGTTTGTCGGGTCAGAAGCTTCTCGGTGTTCCCATAGTAGTACAACACACTCAAGCTGAAAAGAATCGCATGGGTAATTCCATGCCAAATCTAATGCCAAAAGGACAGACCGGACCTATGAGGTTATATGTTGGATctctacattttaatattacagaaGATATGCTTCGCGGTATTTTCGAACcgtttggaaaaattgataacaTTCAACTGATCATGGATCCAGAAACCGGTCGAAGCAAAGGCTATGGATTCTTGAct tttagaAATGCTGATGATGCAAAAAAAGCTTTGGAACAATTGAATGGCTTTGAACTTGCTGGAAGACCTATGAAAGTCGGTAATGTTACAGAACGTACAGACTTAATACAGGGTCCATCTCTTCTTGACACAGACGAATTAGATCGAAGTGGTATCGATCTTGGTGCTACTGGAAG gtTACAGCTAATGTTCAAATTAGCAGAGGGAACTGGACTTGAAATTCCCCCTGCAGCTGCAAATGCACTAAATATGGCTCCAGTTATGTCAACACCACAACCACCTCCACAAGCTGCTCCTCCTATAGCGACACAGTGCTTTATGTTATCTAATATGTTCGACCCACAAAA TGAGACAAATCCGAATTGGGCCAAAGAAATTCGTGATGATGTTATCGAGGAATGCAACAAACACGGTGGTGTATTACATGTGTACGTGGACCAAGCCTCACCTCAGGGTAATGTTTACGTTAAGTGCCCGTCAATAGCGACAGCAGTTGCGGCTGTCAATTCGTTGCATGGTAGATGGTTTGCTGGTCGAGTAATTACAGCCGCTTATGTGCCAGTTGTAAATTATCACTCACTATTCCCGGACGCGATGACGGCTTTACAATTACTAGTTCCAAGTGCTCCACGAAGGGGAATGTGA
- the LOC122570901 gene encoding RNA-binding protein 39 isoform X4 — MAEDLDVEAMLEAPYKKGEQDSSSKDKSSKENGSSRKSSGKSKHRSRSRSRSRDRREKDRRDRDRDRDRDRDRDRDRERDRDRDRDRRRRSRSRDRRDRDRDRDNSDRDRDRRDRDRDRDRRRKRSLTPITLPRARLPFGKGVSPLGIRNDELTPEERDARTVFCMQLSQRIRARDLEEFFSSVGKVQDVRLITCNKTRRFKGIAYVEFKDPESVTLALGLSGQKLLGVPIVVQHTQAEKNRMGNSMPNLMPKGQTGPMRLYVGSLHFNITEDMLRGIFEPFGKIDNIQLIMDPETGRSKGYGFLTFRNADDAKKALEQLNGFELAGRPMKVGNVTERTDLIQGPSLLDTDELDRSGIDLGATGRLQLMFKLAEGTGLEIPPAAANALNMAPVMSTPQPPPQAAPPIATQCFMLSNMFDPQNETNPNWAKEIRDDVIEECNKHGGVLHVYVDQASPQGNVYVKCPSIATAVAAVNSLHGRWFAGRVITAAYVPVVNYHSLFPDAMTALQLLVPSAPRRGM, encoded by the exons ATGGCGGAGGATTTGGATGTCGAGGCAATGCTGGAGGCGCCATATAAGAAGGGG GAGCAGGACTCCTCATCCAAAGACAAATCCTCCAAGGAGAATGGGTCTAGCCGTAAATCATCTGG gAAGAGCAAGCATCGTTCTCGTTCCCGCTCTCGATCACGGGACCGTCGGGAGAAAGATCGTCGCGATCGCGACCGAGATCGAGACAGAGATCGAGATCGTGACAGAGATAGAGAGCGCGATCGTGATCGCGATCGTGACCGTCGACGTAGATCAAGATCAAGAGATCGGAGAGACCGCGATAGAGACAGGGATAACAGCGATAGAGATAGGGATCGACGGGATAGAGACCGAGATCGAGACAGAAGAAGGAAGCGATCCCTCACACCAATTACACTTCCCAGAGCAAGACTACCATTTGGAAAGGGTGTTAGTCCCCTTGGCAT CAGAAATGATGAGCTAACACCAGAGGAACGGGACGCCAGAACGGTGTTCTGTATGCAATTAAGTCAGCGTATACGTGCTCGAGATTTGGAAGAATTCTTTTCGAGTGTTGGCAAAGTTCAAGATGTCCGACTTATCACATGCAACAAAACAAGAAGATTTAAGGGTATAGCATATGTAGAGTTCAAGGATCCTGAAAGTGTGACATTG GCACTTGGTTTGTCGGGTCAGAAGCTTCTCGGTGTTCCCATAGTAGTACAACACACTCAAGCTGAAAAGAATCGCATGGGTAATTCCATGCCAAATCTAATGCCAAAAGGACAGACCGGACCTATGAGGTTATATGTTGGATctctacattttaatattacagaaGATATGCTTCGCGGTATTTTCGAACcgtttggaaaaattgataacaTTCAACTGATCATGGATCCAGAAACCGGTCGAAGCAAAGGCTATGGATTCTTGAct tttagaAATGCTGATGATGCAAAAAAAGCTTTGGAACAATTGAATGGCTTTGAACTTGCTGGAAGACCTATGAAAGTCGGTAATGTTACAGAACGTACAGACTTAATACAGGGTCCATCTCTTCTTGACACAGACGAATTAGATCGAAGTGGTATCGATCTTGGTGCTACTGGAAG gtTACAGCTAATGTTCAAATTAGCAGAGGGAACTGGACTTGAAATTCCCCCTGCAGCTGCAAATGCACTAAATATGGCTCCAGTTATGTCAACACCACAACCACCTCCACAAGCTGCTCCTCCTATAGCGACACAGTGCTTTATGTTATCTAATATGTTCGACCCACAAAA TGAGACAAATCCGAATTGGGCCAAAGAAATTCGTGATGATGTTATCGAGGAATGCAACAAACACGGTGGTGTATTACATGTGTACGTGGACCAAGCCTCACCTCAGGGTAATGTTTACGTTAAGTGCCCGTCAATAGCGACAGCAGTTGCGGCTGTCAATTCGTTGCATGGTAGATGGTTTGCTGGTCGAGTAATTACAGCCGCTTATGTGCCAGTTGTAAATTATCACTCACTATTCCCGGACGCGATGACGGCTTTACAATTACTAGTTCCAAGTGCTCCACGAAGGGGAATGTGA
- the LOC122570901 gene encoding RNA-binding protein 39 isoform X2, producing MRGISESSPTRAMAEDLDVEAMLEAPYKKGEQDSSSKDKSSKENGSSRKSSGKSKHRSRSRSRSRDRREKDRRDRDRDRDRDRDRDRDRERDRDRDRDRRRRSRSRDRRDRDRDRDNSDRDRDRRDRDRDRDRRRKRSLTPITLPRARLPFGKGVSPLGINDELTPEERDARTVFCMQLSQRIRARDLEEFFSSVGKVQDVRLITCNKTRRFKGIAYVEFKDPESVTLALGLSGQKLLGVPIVVQHTQAEKNRMGNSMPNLMPKGQTGPMRLYVGSLHFNITEDMLRGIFEPFGKIDNIQLIMDPETGRSKGYGFLTFRNADDAKKALEQLNGFELAGRPMKVGNVTERTDLIQGPSLLDTDELDRSGIDLGATGRLQLMFKLAEGTGLEIPPAAANALNMAPVMSTPQPPPQAAPPIATQCFMLSNMFDPQNETNPNWAKEIRDDVIEECNKHGGVLHVYVDQASPQGNVYVKCPSIATAVAAVNSLHGRWFAGRVITAAYVPVVNYHSLFPDAMTALQLLVPSAPRRGM from the exons ATGCGTGGTATTTCAGAAAGCTCACCGACTCGCGCAATGGCGGAGGATTTGGATGTCGAGGCAATGCTGGAGGCGCCATATAAGAAGGGG GAGCAGGACTCCTCATCCAAAGACAAATCCTCCAAGGAGAATGGGTCTAGCCGTAAATCATCTGG gAAGAGCAAGCATCGTTCTCGTTCCCGCTCTCGATCACGGGACCGTCGGGAGAAAGATCGTCGCGATCGCGACCGAGATCGAGACAGAGATCGAGATCGTGACAGAGATAGAGAGCGCGATCGTGATCGCGATCGTGACCGTCGACGTAGATCAAGATCAAGAGATCGGAGAGACCGCGATAGAGACAGGGATAACAGCGATAGAGATAGGGATCGACGGGATAGAGACCGAGATCGAGACAGAAGAAGGAAGCGATCCCTCACACCAATTACACTTCCCAGAGCAAGACTACCATTTGGAAAGGGTGTTAGTCCCCTTGGCAT AAATGATGAGCTAACACCAGAGGAACGGGACGCCAGAACGGTGTTCTGTATGCAATTAAGTCAGCGTATACGTGCTCGAGATTTGGAAGAATTCTTTTCGAGTGTTGGCAAAGTTCAAGATGTCCGACTTATCACATGCAACAAAACAAGAAGATTTAAGGGTATAGCATATGTAGAGTTCAAGGATCCTGAAAGTGTGACATTG GCACTTGGTTTGTCGGGTCAGAAGCTTCTCGGTGTTCCCATAGTAGTACAACACACTCAAGCTGAAAAGAATCGCATGGGTAATTCCATGCCAAATCTAATGCCAAAAGGACAGACCGGACCTATGAGGTTATATGTTGGATctctacattttaatattacagaaGATATGCTTCGCGGTATTTTCGAACcgtttggaaaaattgataacaTTCAACTGATCATGGATCCAGAAACCGGTCGAAGCAAAGGCTATGGATTCTTGAct tttagaAATGCTGATGATGCAAAAAAAGCTTTGGAACAATTGAATGGCTTTGAACTTGCTGGAAGACCTATGAAAGTCGGTAATGTTACAGAACGTACAGACTTAATACAGGGTCCATCTCTTCTTGACACAGACGAATTAGATCGAAGTGGTATCGATCTTGGTGCTACTGGAAG gtTACAGCTAATGTTCAAATTAGCAGAGGGAACTGGACTTGAAATTCCCCCTGCAGCTGCAAATGCACTAAATATGGCTCCAGTTATGTCAACACCACAACCACCTCCACAAGCTGCTCCTCCTATAGCGACACAGTGCTTTATGTTATCTAATATGTTCGACCCACAAAA TGAGACAAATCCGAATTGGGCCAAAGAAATTCGTGATGATGTTATCGAGGAATGCAACAAACACGGTGGTGTATTACATGTGTACGTGGACCAAGCCTCACCTCAGGGTAATGTTTACGTTAAGTGCCCGTCAATAGCGACAGCAGTTGCGGCTGTCAATTCGTTGCATGGTAGATGGTTTGCTGGTCGAGTAATTACAGCCGCTTATGTGCCAGTTGTAAATTATCACTCACTATTCCCGGACGCGATGACGGCTTTACAATTACTAGTTCCAAGTGCTCCACGAAGGGGAATGTGA
- the LOC122570901 gene encoding RNA-binding protein 39 isoform X1, producing MRGISESSPTRAMAEDLDVEAMLEAPYKKGEQDSSSKDKSSKENGSSRKSSGKSKHRSRSRSRSRDRREKDRRDRDRDRDRDRDRDRDRERDRDRDRDRRRRSRSRDRRDRDRDRDNSDRDRDRRDRDRDRDRRRKRSLTPITLPRARLPFGKGVSPLGIRNDELTPEERDARTVFCMQLSQRIRARDLEEFFSSVGKVQDVRLITCNKTRRFKGIAYVEFKDPESVTLALGLSGQKLLGVPIVVQHTQAEKNRMGNSMPNLMPKGQTGPMRLYVGSLHFNITEDMLRGIFEPFGKIDNIQLIMDPETGRSKGYGFLTFRNADDAKKALEQLNGFELAGRPMKVGNVTERTDLIQGPSLLDTDELDRSGIDLGATGRLQLMFKLAEGTGLEIPPAAANALNMAPVMSTPQPPPQAAPPIATQCFMLSNMFDPQNETNPNWAKEIRDDVIEECNKHGGVLHVYVDQASPQGNVYVKCPSIATAVAAVNSLHGRWFAGRVITAAYVPVVNYHSLFPDAMTALQLLVPSAPRRGM from the exons ATGCGTGGTATTTCAGAAAGCTCACCGACTCGCGCAATGGCGGAGGATTTGGATGTCGAGGCAATGCTGGAGGCGCCATATAAGAAGGGG GAGCAGGACTCCTCATCCAAAGACAAATCCTCCAAGGAGAATGGGTCTAGCCGTAAATCATCTGG gAAGAGCAAGCATCGTTCTCGTTCCCGCTCTCGATCACGGGACCGTCGGGAGAAAGATCGTCGCGATCGCGACCGAGATCGAGACAGAGATCGAGATCGTGACAGAGATAGAGAGCGCGATCGTGATCGCGATCGTGACCGTCGACGTAGATCAAGATCAAGAGATCGGAGAGACCGCGATAGAGACAGGGATAACAGCGATAGAGATAGGGATCGACGGGATAGAGACCGAGATCGAGACAGAAGAAGGAAGCGATCCCTCACACCAATTACACTTCCCAGAGCAAGACTACCATTTGGAAAGGGTGTTAGTCCCCTTGGCAT CAGAAATGATGAGCTAACACCAGAGGAACGGGACGCCAGAACGGTGTTCTGTATGCAATTAAGTCAGCGTATACGTGCTCGAGATTTGGAAGAATTCTTTTCGAGTGTTGGCAAAGTTCAAGATGTCCGACTTATCACATGCAACAAAACAAGAAGATTTAAGGGTATAGCATATGTAGAGTTCAAGGATCCTGAAAGTGTGACATTG GCACTTGGTTTGTCGGGTCAGAAGCTTCTCGGTGTTCCCATAGTAGTACAACACACTCAAGCTGAAAAGAATCGCATGGGTAATTCCATGCCAAATCTAATGCCAAAAGGACAGACCGGACCTATGAGGTTATATGTTGGATctctacattttaatattacagaaGATATGCTTCGCGGTATTTTCGAACcgtttggaaaaattgataacaTTCAACTGATCATGGATCCAGAAACCGGTCGAAGCAAAGGCTATGGATTCTTGAct tttagaAATGCTGATGATGCAAAAAAAGCTTTGGAACAATTGAATGGCTTTGAACTTGCTGGAAGACCTATGAAAGTCGGTAATGTTACAGAACGTACAGACTTAATACAGGGTCCATCTCTTCTTGACACAGACGAATTAGATCGAAGTGGTATCGATCTTGGTGCTACTGGAAG gtTACAGCTAATGTTCAAATTAGCAGAGGGAACTGGACTTGAAATTCCCCCTGCAGCTGCAAATGCACTAAATATGGCTCCAGTTATGTCAACACCACAACCACCTCCACAAGCTGCTCCTCCTATAGCGACACAGTGCTTTATGTTATCTAATATGTTCGACCCACAAAA TGAGACAAATCCGAATTGGGCCAAAGAAATTCGTGATGATGTTATCGAGGAATGCAACAAACACGGTGGTGTATTACATGTGTACGTGGACCAAGCCTCACCTCAGGGTAATGTTTACGTTAAGTGCCCGTCAATAGCGACAGCAGTTGCGGCTGTCAATTCGTTGCATGGTAGATGGTTTGCTGGTCGAGTAATTACAGCCGCTTATGTGCCAGTTGTAAATTATCACTCACTATTCCCGGACGCGATGACGGCTTTACAATTACTAGTTCCAAGTGCTCCACGAAGGGGAATGTGA
- the LOC122570901 gene encoding RNA-binding protein 39 isoform X5 codes for MHLKYEEQDSSSKDKSSKENGSSRKSSGKSKHRSRSRSRSRDRREKDRRDRDRDRDRDRDRDRDRERDRDRDRDRRRRSRSRDRRDRDRDRDNSDRDRDRRDRDRDRDRRRKRSLTPITLPRARLPFGKGVSPLGIRNDELTPEERDARTVFCMQLSQRIRARDLEEFFSSVGKVQDVRLITCNKTRRFKGIAYVEFKDPESVTLALGLSGQKLLGVPIVVQHTQAEKNRMGNSMPNLMPKGQTGPMRLYVGSLHFNITEDMLRGIFEPFGKIDNIQLIMDPETGRSKGYGFLTFRNADDAKKALEQLNGFELAGRPMKVGNVTERTDLIQGPSLLDTDELDRSGIDLGATGRLQLMFKLAEGTGLEIPPAAANALNMAPVMSTPQPPPQAAPPIATQCFMLSNMFDPQNETNPNWAKEIRDDVIEECNKHGGVLHVYVDQASPQGNVYVKCPSIATAVAAVNSLHGRWFAGRVITAAYVPVVNYHSLFPDAMTALQLLVPSAPRRGM; via the exons ATGCACTTGAAATACGAG GAGCAGGACTCCTCATCCAAAGACAAATCCTCCAAGGAGAATGGGTCTAGCCGTAAATCATCTGG gAAGAGCAAGCATCGTTCTCGTTCCCGCTCTCGATCACGGGACCGTCGGGAGAAAGATCGTCGCGATCGCGACCGAGATCGAGACAGAGATCGAGATCGTGACAGAGATAGAGAGCGCGATCGTGATCGCGATCGTGACCGTCGACGTAGATCAAGATCAAGAGATCGGAGAGACCGCGATAGAGACAGGGATAACAGCGATAGAGATAGGGATCGACGGGATAGAGACCGAGATCGAGACAGAAGAAGGAAGCGATCCCTCACACCAATTACACTTCCCAGAGCAAGACTACCATTTGGAAAGGGTGTTAGTCCCCTTGGCAT CAGAAATGATGAGCTAACACCAGAGGAACGGGACGCCAGAACGGTGTTCTGTATGCAATTAAGTCAGCGTATACGTGCTCGAGATTTGGAAGAATTCTTTTCGAGTGTTGGCAAAGTTCAAGATGTCCGACTTATCACATGCAACAAAACAAGAAGATTTAAGGGTATAGCATATGTAGAGTTCAAGGATCCTGAAAGTGTGACATTG GCACTTGGTTTGTCGGGTCAGAAGCTTCTCGGTGTTCCCATAGTAGTACAACACACTCAAGCTGAAAAGAATCGCATGGGTAATTCCATGCCAAATCTAATGCCAAAAGGACAGACCGGACCTATGAGGTTATATGTTGGATctctacattttaatattacagaaGATATGCTTCGCGGTATTTTCGAACcgtttggaaaaattgataacaTTCAACTGATCATGGATCCAGAAACCGGTCGAAGCAAAGGCTATGGATTCTTGAct tttagaAATGCTGATGATGCAAAAAAAGCTTTGGAACAATTGAATGGCTTTGAACTTGCTGGAAGACCTATGAAAGTCGGTAATGTTACAGAACGTACAGACTTAATACAGGGTCCATCTCTTCTTGACACAGACGAATTAGATCGAAGTGGTATCGATCTTGGTGCTACTGGAAG gtTACAGCTAATGTTCAAATTAGCAGAGGGAACTGGACTTGAAATTCCCCCTGCAGCTGCAAATGCACTAAATATGGCTCCAGTTATGTCAACACCACAACCACCTCCACAAGCTGCTCCTCCTATAGCGACACAGTGCTTTATGTTATCTAATATGTTCGACCCACAAAA TGAGACAAATCCGAATTGGGCCAAAGAAATTCGTGATGATGTTATCGAGGAATGCAACAAACACGGTGGTGTATTACATGTGTACGTGGACCAAGCCTCACCTCAGGGTAATGTTTACGTTAAGTGCCCGTCAATAGCGACAGCAGTTGCGGCTGTCAATTCGTTGCATGGTAGATGGTTTGCTGGTCGAGTAATTACAGCCGCTTATGTGCCAGTTGTAAATTATCACTCACTATTCCCGGACGCGATGACGGCTTTACAATTACTAGTTCCAAGTGCTCCACGAAGGGGAATGTGA
- the LOC122570904 gene encoding serine/threonine-protein kinase fray2-like isoform X1, translating to MDSKRHERSSKSNTDSPPAPPSPPMYSASYTTYDGYKNRMSSRRSPSPLEYRSSRTSRNDSPQDRRRRRRSTSKSSPTRSYKRSRSPDRDKDRDRDRDRSRKYSRRDRSRSRSRGRSRSRDRRRSRSRNRSKDRHRGRESRRYHRAPSYESDTAEDNTETTVSHPVVPPQSNAFKNDGSFMEMFKKMQEQMQPAQKPATSVLEEKTVVPPPLMVGKRRGGRILKTGMVAKPKTEQTVEQPKDAWSLYMAEVKKYREVCCQEEDNTRPLVK from the coding sequence ATGGATTCAAAACGGCATGAACGCAGTTCCAAGTCCAATACAGATTCACCACCAGCTCCACCTTCGCCTCCTATGTATAGTGCAAGTTACACAACATATGATGGGTACAAAAACAGAATGTCGTCGCGCCGTTCACCTTCACCCTTGGAATATAGAAGCAGTAGAACTTCCCGAAATGACTCGCCACAAGACAGACGTAGAAGAAGACGCAGTACTTCAAAATCTTCTCCAACTAGATCGTACAAACGATCTCGATCCCCTGATAGAGATAAAGATCGAGACAGAGATAGAGATCGATCGCGCAAATATTCCAGGAGAGATAGATCAAGGTCTAGGTCAAGAGGAAGATCACGTTCCAGAGATAGGAGACGTAGTCGCAGTCGTAATAGGAGTAAAGATAGACATAGAGGTAGAGAAAGCCGCAGATACCACAGGGCACCATCGTACGAGTCAGATACAGCTGAAGATAATACAGAAACAACTGTATCACATCCAGTTGTTCCTCCACAATCTAATGCTTTTAAGAATGATGGTAGTTTTAtggaaatgtttaaaaaaatgcaGGAACAAATGCAACCTGCACAAAAACCGGCGACTTCTGTTTTGGAAGAAAAAACTGTTGTTCCTCCACCTTTGATGGTAGGAAAGAGGCGAGGaggtagaattttaaaaactgGAATGGTTGCCAAACCAAAGACTGAACAAACTGTTGAACAACCCAAGGATGCTTGGTCACTCTATATGGCTGAAGTGAAAAAATACAGAGAAGTTTGCTGTCAGGAAGAAGATAACACAAGACCATTGGTTAAATAg
- the LOC122570904 gene encoding cytochrome c oxidase subunit 6b-3-like isoform X2 — protein MVKYTELGNAATLETPIDLKPNTAPYDPRFPNQNQTRYCYTSFVDFQRCKKRHGEDYDACKYFKKVYSAMCPNSWITNWNDQIENGNFQGNI, from the exons ATGGTTAAATATACAGAACTTGGAAATGCGGCAACATTAGAAACCCCCATCGATTTGAAACCAAACACAGCACCATATGACCCAAGATTCCCAAATCAAAACCAGACAAG ATATTGTTACACTAGTTTTGTGGACTTTCAACGTTGCAAAAAACGACATGGTGAGGATTATGATgcatgtaaatatttcaaaaaagtATACTCTGCAATGTGCCCAAATAGTTGGATAACAAATTGGAATGATCAAATTgagaatggaaattttcaagGAAACATATAA